A single Halopelagius longus DNA region contains:
- a CDS encoding mandelate racemase/muconate lactonizing enzyme family protein: protein MQIIDVSAMTVDVPLVGLDEHLGIGPYVTNHGQVDSMERVLVRVDTDEGISGWGEMRTFLSATATEAVIEEGVGPLIKGQSPFELERLRRQVFIEYTNVELFFAAVETACWDIVGKALGKPVYELLGGSSAPEQTAAMNADAADMESVTDDEVEFAFCLGILSPEESRVKARQALKEGFSVLKTKAGRDWRQDVARVEAMHDEVDGRLEFRLDPNQGWTLDQAVRVGATLEDAGIYLQYMEQPIRVNAHDSMATLRQRLRQPIAPNEDTYIPNNLQSLIDSRAMDVAVLDLTPAGGIAGLRQQTAIVEDAGIPYTHHCAFDLGVRTAAILHAVHGLPGFSLPPDTTYYAWESDVVTEPFEITEGRMRVPSEPGLGIDIDMDDVEAYRV, encoded by the coding sequence ATGCAGATAATAGATGTATCTGCGATGACAGTCGACGTACCGCTGGTCGGACTTGACGAACACCTCGGCATCGGACCGTACGTTACCAACCACGGGCAGGTCGACTCAATGGAACGCGTTCTCGTCCGCGTTGATACGGACGAGGGCATCTCGGGATGGGGAGAGATGCGGACCTTCCTCTCGGCCACGGCGACGGAAGCCGTCATCGAAGAGGGCGTCGGCCCACTGATAAAGGGGCAGTCACCCTTTGAACTCGAACGTCTCCGGAGGCAGGTATTTATCGAGTACACCAACGTTGAACTGTTCTTCGCTGCCGTCGAGACGGCGTGCTGGGACATCGTCGGCAAGGCGCTTGGGAAACCCGTCTACGAACTTCTCGGTGGTTCGTCCGCTCCCGAGCAGACGGCGGCGATGAACGCCGACGCGGCAGACATGGAATCTGTGACCGATGACGAAGTCGAATTCGCGTTCTGCCTCGGCATCCTCTCTCCAGAGGAGTCGCGCGTCAAGGCTCGCCAAGCGCTCAAAGAAGGCTTCTCTGTTCTTAAGACGAAAGCAGGACGCGACTGGCGTCAGGATGTCGCCCGCGTCGAAGCGATGCACGACGAGGTCGACGGCCGACTCGAGTTCAGGTTGGATCCAAATCAGGGCTGGACGCTCGACCAAGCCGTCCGTGTCGGAGCCACACTCGAAGATGCCGGAATTTACCTTCAGTACATGGAACAGCCCATTCGAGTTAACGCTCACGACTCGATGGCGACGCTCCGACAAAGGCTTCGACAGCCGATAGCCCCAAACGAGGATACCTACATCCCGAACAACCTCCAGTCGCTCATTGACTCCAGGGCGATGGACGTGGCCGTCCTCGACCTAACCCCTGCGGGCGGCATCGCTGGCCTCCGGCAACAGACCGCCATCGTCGAGGATGCGGGCATCCCATACACACACCACTGCGCGTTCGACCTTGGCGTCCGAACCGCGGCAATTCTCCACGCGGTCCACGGACTTCCAGGGTTCTCGCTCCCTCCGGACACCACTTACTACGCGTGGGAGAGTGACGTCGTTACGGAGCCGTTCGAAATCACTGAGGGGCGCATGAGAGTCCCGAGCGAACCTGGATTAGGAATCGACATCGATATGGACGACGTCGAAGCATACCGAGTCTAA
- a CDS encoding NUDIX hydrolase N-terminal domain-containing protein: protein MDLLPLLDELQIIARNGLTYDGDPHDSHDKERYKRILDLVSEGYGQSLDLPTQEIRDRLSADEFGHITPKVGAAAALFDENGQILLVKQPSLKTAGNGKWVMPGGYVDPGEQPVEAAVRETREETGLKVRPVSLVDGYWIDAPTKDGPHGAVTLLYYCHVVGGDLKACNESQAVRYWSIEEVPSWFTYAYEGAKDAYEIWLNSNFGKAIKANKTLSQPRTRVTSDPGMGVNEDVGGVTWKGAWVLDGATGISDENFTPGRSDAQWYVKEFDNILRNTINDSSRDLRTIVSDGIQMVSKKFEKMTDGYEIDRATEPSAACSIVRWVDGILEVYILGDCSVLVTYGDGEIQHLTDERELLRRLEREAVNGMHGLMTERGLERTEAKNIIWPKLEHNRQKLREDREHWSLSLDPKAPESGFYTRIDAATINQIQLLSDGVGTLVEDLSAFATWNEFAEWITSHGHEKTINRLRSIEQEDRACEIYPRIKPHDDATLVSVDFK from the coding sequence ATGGATCTACTGCCCCTACTCGATGAACTACAGATTATTGCACGAAACGGGCTGACGTATGATGGTGATCCCCATGATTCACATGACAAAGAGCGTTATAAACGGATCCTCGATCTGGTCAGCGAAGGGTACGGCCAGTCACTCGATTTACCTACTCAGGAGATTCGAGACCGTCTGTCTGCTGATGAGTTTGGCCATATTACACCAAAGGTTGGAGCAGCAGCCGCCCTGTTCGATGAAAATGGCCAAATCCTATTAGTAAAGCAACCGTCTCTGAAGACGGCAGGAAATGGGAAGTGGGTTATGCCAGGAGGATATGTTGATCCTGGTGAACAGCCAGTTGAAGCAGCAGTTCGAGAAACACGTGAAGAAACTGGACTCAAAGTCCGTCCGGTTTCGCTTGTCGACGGGTATTGGATTGATGCTCCGACAAAGGATGGCCCACACGGTGCTGTGACGCTTTTATACTATTGTCATGTTGTTGGTGGTGATCTTAAAGCGTGTAACGAGAGCCAAGCTGTACGCTATTGGTCTATCGAGGAGGTCCCCAGCTGGTTCACATATGCATATGAAGGTGCGAAAGATGCATACGAGATTTGGCTTAATAGTAACTTTGGGAAGGCAATAAAAGCCAACAAAACTCTAAGCCAGCCACGGACGAGGGTCACATCTGATCCTGGAATGGGAGTTAATGAAGACGTTGGTGGAGTGACATGGAAAGGGGCTTGGGTGCTAGATGGGGCAACAGGAATTAGCGATGAGAACTTCACACCAGGGCGATCAGACGCCCAGTGGTATGTTAAAGAATTTGACAATATTCTCCGAAATACCATCAATGATTCAAGTCGAGACTTACGTACGATTGTGAGTGATGGCATTCAAATGGTTTCCAAAAAGTTTGAGAAAATGACGGATGGTTATGAAATTGACCGTGCAACAGAGCCGTCAGCTGCGTGTTCAATTGTCCGATGGGTCGATGGGATACTGGAAGTATACATATTGGGGGATTGTTCGGTTCTGGTCACATACGGAGACGGAGAGATACAACATCTTACTGATGAGAGAGAGCTGCTCCGACGGTTAGAACGGGAAGCTGTTAATGGTATGCACGGGCTTATGACAGAGCGTGGACTCGAAAGAACGGAGGCAAAAAATATAATATGGCCCAAGCTGGAACATAATCGTCAAAAACTCCGAGAAGATAGAGAACATTGGTCATTGTCTTTGGATCCCAAAGCACCTGAATCGGGATTCTATACCCGTATCGACGCGGCTACAATCAACCAAATACAATTGTTGAGTGATGGTGTTGGAACACTCGTCGAAGACCTCTCTGCGTTCGCCACATGGAATGAATTCGCAGAATGGATCACTAGTCACGGTCACGAAAAGACAATAAACAGATTACGGTCGATCGAGCAGGAAGACAGAGCGTGCGAAATATATCCTCGAATTAAGCCACATGACGACGCAACACTGGTTTCAGTCGATTTCAAGTAG
- a CDS encoding SDR family NAD(P)-dependent oxidoreductase yields MNRFQGKTAIVTGGAGTNIGGAITRRLADEGACVGILDLDADAGRTIESEVIESGGEAMFYRADLTDAMSTEAAIESVVNTYGEVDILVNNVGLALGTTLEAIDEETLYRDFEINFKSAFLATKISLPFLQESEGNVIFISSVNALLGGFSEVTYSSAKAGLHSLCRGLTADYGPDGVRFNVIAAGSVIGDSEVWRERERNDPGLIERIEELYPLQRHGLPEDIADATAFLASEEAAWISGVVLPVDGGISATGGLSGRDWWNGL; encoded by the coding sequence ATGAACCGTTTCCAAGGCAAGACAGCAATTGTTACAGGAGGTGCAGGTACAAACATCGGTGGGGCAATTACCCGCCGATTAGCAGACGAAGGTGCATGCGTTGGGATACTTGATCTCGACGCTGATGCAGGAAGAACGATTGAGTCAGAGGTTATTGAGTCAGGTGGTGAGGCAATGTTCTACCGCGCAGATCTCACTGACGCTATGAGTACTGAGGCAGCAATAGAGTCTGTGGTTAACACGTATGGTGAAGTTGACATACTTGTTAACAATGTCGGGCTCGCATTGGGAACAACGCTGGAGGCTATTGACGAGGAGACACTCTACCGGGACTTCGAAATCAACTTCAAATCTGCGTTTTTAGCGACAAAAATATCGTTACCATTCCTCCAAGAATCTGAAGGGAATGTGATATTTATTTCGAGCGTCAACGCTTTATTGGGCGGATTTAGTGAAGTCACCTATTCGAGTGCAAAAGCAGGACTTCACTCGCTCTGCCGTGGGTTGACTGCGGACTATGGCCCTGATGGTGTCAGATTCAACGTCATCGCTGCGGGCTCCGTGATTGGTGATTCAGAGGTATGGAGAGAACGAGAACGAAATGATCCAGGACTTATCGAACGGATCGAGGAGCTCTATCCGCTTCAACGACATGGATTACCCGAAGACATTGCTGACGCGACGGCCTTCCTCGCCTCAGAGGAAGCGGCATGGATCAGCGGTGTTGTACTTCCGGTTGATGGAGGGATAAGTGCTACAGGAGGGCTCTCGGGGAGAGATTGGTGGAATGGGTTGTAG
- a CDS encoding dihydroorotase — protein MTGETVIKNGTVVTESGSFQGSVYIKDEKIKAIGDHESFSSPGTIIDAEGKLVMPGMVDPHVHLDDVFTMDSYESGSSAAALGGITTFIDFAWQGWVDETTPWGSAEEAPSLTQAVARKKSKASEVLVDYGLHASVTREDIRVFEELRDILADGITSIKMLTINGVGISNGFMDSVFRFLADKGAVAMVHTEDPSVCGHLTEKFQREGKTDFVWFPESRPDYTEAMAADDAVQMAIESGCKYYGVHTTSKKAADVLVSSQLKHGKELVRAETCTHYMKFTEEIYEDEEKAPLGKIIPPLRTDADAESLLEYVMTGTLDVVSTDHGSYSRADKTKSENWWDVAPGSPSLQYSLPVFHDLAVNSGRMSYSELVQVMAYNPAQLFGLPEKGSLEPGTDADIVIFDPDKEFVVNSKNNAAAADYSLYEGQKLTGAVDKTFVRGELVADNGHIVAEPGHGHFLERELPDWDF, from the coding sequence ATGACCGGTGAAACCGTTATCAAAAACGGGACAGTTGTTACTGAATCAGGTAGTTTTCAAGGGAGTGTCTACATAAAAGATGAGAAGATTAAGGCAATCGGGGACCATGAGAGCTTCTCCAGTCCTGGGACGATCATCGACGCTGAAGGTAAACTAGTGATGCCAGGAATGGTCGATCCGCACGTTCATCTAGACGATGTCTTCACAATGGATTCATATGAGTCCGGTTCATCAGCAGCGGCTCTTGGTGGTATAACAACGTTTATTGATTTTGCATGGCAGGGGTGGGTAGACGAAACTACTCCCTGGGGAAGCGCAGAAGAAGCCCCATCGTTGACCCAGGCTGTCGCCAGGAAGAAGTCGAAAGCAAGCGAAGTCCTCGTAGATTACGGACTCCACGCTTCAGTCACTCGAGAAGATATCCGCGTCTTTGAGGAACTCCGTGATATATTGGCTGACGGTATCACGTCGATTAAAATGCTCACCATCAACGGAGTAGGGATATCTAATGGATTTATGGACAGTGTTTTTAGATTCCTCGCAGATAAGGGGGCAGTCGCAATGGTTCATACTGAAGACCCCTCGGTATGTGGTCACCTAACTGAAAAATTCCAAAGAGAGGGCAAAACTGATTTCGTCTGGTTCCCTGAATCTCGACCCGACTACACAGAGGCGATGGCTGCTGATGACGCCGTCCAGATGGCTATAGAATCTGGGTGTAAATACTATGGCGTTCATACTACTTCTAAGAAGGCCGCAGACGTCCTTGTCTCCTCACAATTAAAGCACGGGAAAGAGCTAGTCCGAGCTGAAACATGCACCCATTATATGAAATTCACGGAGGAGATCTACGAGGACGAAGAGAAAGCACCCTTAGGAAAAATTATACCACCGCTTCGGACCGATGCTGACGCTGAGTCATTGTTAGAGTATGTGATGACCGGCACCCTCGATGTTGTCTCTACTGACCACGGTTCATACTCAAGGGCAGATAAGACTAAGTCTGAAAATTGGTGGGACGTCGCTCCTGGAAGCCCTAGCCTTCAGTACAGTCTTCCAGTATTTCACGACTTAGCGGTGAATTCCGGGAGGATGTCATATAGCGAGCTAGTCCAGGTTATGGCATATAATCCTGCACAACTATTCGGTCTCCCAGAGAAAGGTTCTCTTGAGCCAGGTACGGACGCTGACATTGTCATATTCGACCCGGATAAAGAATTCGTTGTTAATTCTAAAAACAATGCCGCTGCCGCTGATTACTCCCTATATGAGGGTCAGAAACTTACAGGGGCAGTCGATAAAACCTTTGTCCGAGGCGAGCTCGTTGCAGACAATGGTCATATCGTAGCAGAACCAGGCCATGGTCACTTCCTAGAACGGGAACTTCCAGACTGGGACTTCTAA
- a CDS encoding ParB N-terminal domain-containing protein, whose product MDYQNLEGGFEQEFKGKRVRVYSEEKEITGWAYEWYDESLLIYKMTDEDDEHEVVLIQNFDVIEVVEETVTVREVSIERLSRPSYDVRVYDSSDFHKKLREVNLRGHLNNIPFVREISRDTYEVVSGSQHVEIAKDLRFSEIPVRILQIDEWEAVRRFVYEHVPLPKERNTNRGQYYSDEEINALFESLQDEWPLSKVAELYPLKPEIEACRSM is encoded by the coding sequence ATGGATTATCAAAATTTAGAAGGCGGATTCGAACAGGAGTTCAAGGGGAAGCGCGTCAGGGTCTACTCTGAGGAAAAGGAAATCACCGGTTGGGCATATGAATGGTACGATGAGTCTCTTCTCATCTATAAAATGACTGACGAAGACGATGAACATGAGGTTGTTCTGATACAGAACTTCGATGTAATTGAGGTAGTTGAGGAAACCGTCACGGTTCGAGAGGTTTCTATAGAGCGTCTTTCTCGGCCGTCATATGATGTTCGTGTGTATGACTCATCTGATTTCCACAAAAAACTTCGCGAAGTAAACCTTCGAGGCCATCTCAACAACATCCCGTTTGTTCGCGAGATATCTCGAGACACTTATGAAGTTGTTTCCGGGAGCCAGCATGTGGAGATTGCAAAGGATCTTAGGTTCTCAGAAATCCCTGTGCGTATCCTCCAGATTGATGAATGGGAAGCTGTCCGTCGGTTCGTGTATGAGCATGTCCCATTGCCGAAGGAGCGAAATACTAATCGAGGCCAGTACTACTCCGACGAAGAGATTAATGCGCTGTTTGAGAGTCTTCAAGATGAGTGGCCGTTATCCAAGGTCGCAGAACTCTATCCGTTAAAGCCAGAGATAGAAGCATGTCGTTCTATGTAG
- a CDS encoding adenylosuccinate synthase, translating into MTITIVGSQLGDEGKGGAVDLFGESADIVVRYQGGDNAGHTVVVKDEKYKLSLLPSGVVRGKVGVIGNGCVVNPETLFEELDTLRERGLDPTVRIAERAHVIFPYHRMLDGIQEQDKDDLAVGTTGRGIGPTYEDKASRYGIRVGDLLTPETLRDRLKYVVSKKRVTVENFFDVEAGDEFNVDQLFETYRAYGERLKEEEMIVNCSDYLRRRINDGDEVMLEGAQGTLIDVDHGTYPYVTSSNPSAGAACTGSGLGPSVIGNGEIIGIVKSYTTRVGNGAMPTEIAGVEGQTPDYENGADITDTEEGLAKYIRDEGGEYGTVTGRPRRVGWLDMPMLRHAAHVNSFTGIVVGHVDVLAGLDKVEVGHSYQLKGNDTKTVPATTEDWDRCTVNYRIFDGWPEVDWSATADKGYEAIPENARTYLEYIQTELDTPIYAVGVGPAREDTIVLQDLG; encoded by the coding sequence ATGACGATCACTATCGTTGGGTCACAACTAGGCGACGAAGGCAAGGGCGGAGCCGTCGATCTTTTCGGGGAATCCGCAGATATTGTTGTTCGGTACCAGGGAGGCGACAATGCAGGACACACCGTTGTAGTCAAAGATGAAAAATATAAGCTCTCGCTTCTTCCTTCTGGAGTCGTCCGAGGGAAAGTCGGTGTTATCGGTAACGGTTGTGTCGTTAACCCCGAGACGCTATTTGAGGAGCTTGATACTCTCCGAGAGCGTGGTCTCGATCCAACTGTTCGCATAGCCGAACGAGCGCATGTTATCTTTCCGTATCATCGTATGCTAGACGGAATTCAAGAGCAAGACAAGGACGATTTGGCTGTCGGGACAACGGGACGAGGTATAGGTCCCACATACGAAGACAAAGCTTCCAGGTATGGAATCCGTGTCGGTGACCTACTTACCCCAGAAACCCTTCGTGACCGGCTCAAGTACGTTGTCTCAAAAAAGAGAGTGACTGTTGAGAATTTCTTCGATGTAGAGGCGGGCGATGAATTCAACGTTGACCAGCTCTTTGAGACCTATCGTGCATACGGTGAGCGCCTGAAAGAAGAGGAAATGATCGTTAACTGTAGTGATTATCTCAGGAGACGAATAAATGATGGAGACGAGGTTATGCTCGAGGGTGCTCAAGGGACCTTGATTGACGTAGATCATGGGACATATCCCTACGTCACCTCTTCGAACCCTTCAGCGGGTGCGGCTTGTACAGGTAGTGGACTCGGCCCTTCGGTTATCGGTAACGGCGAAATTATTGGTATCGTGAAGTCTTATACCACACGTGTCGGAAATGGAGCAATGCCGACGGAGATTGCCGGTGTTGAGGGACAGACACCAGATTACGAAAATGGGGCAGACATTACTGATACAGAGGAAGGTCTTGCGAAGTATATCCGTGATGAGGGGGGTGAGTACGGCACAGTAACTGGCCGTCCGCGTCGCGTTGGATGGCTCGATATGCCGATGCTTCGGCATGCTGCTCATGTGAATAGCTTTACTGGGATTGTAGTGGGTCACGTCGATGTACTTGCCGGGCTTGATAAGGTTGAGGTGGGTCATAGTTATCAACTTAAGGGCAACGATACCAAGACTGTCCCAGCGACTACCGAGGATTGGGACCGCTGTACAGTCAACTATCGCATATTTGATGGCTGGCCCGAAGTCGATTGGAGTGCCACGGCCGACAAAGGATATGAAGCGATCCCAGAGAACGCTCGTACTTATCTTGAATACATCCAGACAGAGTTAGATACTCCGATTTATGCGGTTGGAGTCGGCCCAGCGCGCGAAGACACGATAGTTCTCCAAGACCTAGGTTAG